One Deltaproteobacteria bacterium genomic window carries:
- a CDS encoding SDR family oxidoreductase has product MRQAPPAPRDERAGSGGSALAELSGRVALITGGASGIGAATARVMAREGASIAVADFDAKRAGDVAEQLRASGARAIAIACDVAQPAQVEAMVQRAVAELGRLDALVNSAGISPPMVATHEYPLDEWQRCLAINLSGTFYAIRYAVPAMLASGGGAIVNLSSMMGQIANAGIPAYVASKHGVVGLTKVVALDYAKQGIRCNAVGPGNTDTAMTRGAMPPEIFERVGRVAPVGRYGTPDEIAELISFLCSPRASFITGAYVVADGGFVIQ; this is encoded by the coding sequence TTGAGGCAAGCTCCGCCCGCCCCCCGCGACGAACGGGCGGGAAGCGGAGGAAGCGCCTTGGCCGAGTTATCAGGGAGAGTCGCGCTGATCACCGGCGGCGCGAGCGGCATCGGCGCCGCGACGGCGCGCGTGATGGCGCGCGAGGGCGCGAGCATCGCGGTCGCGGACTTCGACGCGAAGCGCGCGGGCGACGTCGCCGAGCAGCTGCGCGCGAGCGGCGCGCGCGCCATCGCGATCGCGTGCGACGTGGCGCAGCCCGCGCAGGTGGAGGCGATGGTGCAGCGTGCGGTCGCGGAGCTCGGGCGCCTCGACGCGCTCGTGAACAGCGCGGGCATCTCGCCGCCGATGGTCGCGACGCACGAGTACCCGCTCGACGAGTGGCAGCGCTGCCTCGCGATCAACCTGTCCGGGACGTTCTACGCGATTCGCTACGCCGTGCCGGCGATGCTCGCGAGCGGCGGCGGCGCGATCGTGAACCTCAGCTCGATGATGGGTCAGATCGCGAACGCGGGGATTCCGGCGTACGTCGCGAGCAAGCACGGCGTCGTCGGGCTCACGAAAGTGGTCGCGCTCGACTACGCGAAGCAGGGCATCCGCTGCAATGCCGTCGGCCCCGGCAACACCGACACCGCGATGACGCGGGGCGCGATGCCGCCCGAGATCTTCGAGCGCGTCGGCCGCGTCGCGCCGGTCGGGCGCTACGGCACGCCCGACGAGATCGCCGAGCTGATCTCGTTCCTGTGCTCGCCGCGCGCGAGCTTCATCACCGGCGCGTACGTCGTCGCCGACGGAGGCTTCGTCATCCAATGA
- a CDS encoding enoyl-CoA hydratase/isomerase family protein: MIDLSRDGAVFVLRMNDAENRFRDDSVAAWNAALDEVERAEGPKALVTTGTGKFYSNGLDLDWAFRERKDSFPDYIASVLAVLARVLTLPCTTVSACNGHAFGAGAQLLVAHDYRLMRADRGFFCMPEIDMRAPLHPGMTALLAARLPGQTVHEVLATGRRYGGADAQAAGIVEEALPESELLPRALAIAAPLAAKAHPVMKRIKSDLYPHVLAALRQKPALG; this comes from the coding sequence ATGATCGACCTCTCGCGCGACGGCGCCGTTTTCGTGCTGCGCATGAACGACGCGGAGAATCGCTTTCGCGACGACAGCGTCGCGGCCTGGAACGCTGCGCTCGACGAGGTGGAACGCGCTGAGGGACCAAAGGCGCTCGTCACGACCGGCACGGGCAAGTTCTACTCGAACGGGCTCGATCTCGACTGGGCGTTTCGCGAGCGCAAGGACTCGTTCCCCGACTACATCGCCTCGGTGCTCGCAGTGCTCGCGCGCGTGCTGACGCTGCCGTGCACGACGGTGAGCGCCTGCAACGGGCACGCGTTCGGCGCGGGCGCCCAGCTGCTCGTCGCGCACGACTACCGCCTCATGCGCGCCGACCGCGGCTTCTTCTGCATGCCCGAGATCGACATGCGCGCGCCGCTGCACCCCGGCATGACCGCGCTGCTCGCCGCGCGCCTCCCCGGCCAGACCGTGCACGAGGTGCTCGCGACGGGCCGGCGTTACGGCGGCGCCGACGCGCAGGCCGCGGGCATCGTCGAAGAGGCGCTGCCCGAGAGCGAGCTCTTGCCGCGCGCGCTCGCGATCGCCGCGCCGCTCGCCGCGAAGGCGCACCCGGTGATGAAGCGCATCAAGAGCGACCTCTATCCCCACGTGCTCGCGGCGCTGCGGCAGAAGCCAGCGCTCGGTTGA
- a CDS encoding LL-diaminopimelate aminotransferase, translating to MTRINENYRKLQAGYLFPEIGRRVRAFQAANPDAKVIRLGIGDVTEPLVPAVTEAMHKAVTEMGTREGFRGYPPDHGEAFLLEAIRKHDFASRGVEVAADEIFVSDGAKQDSGNIQEIFGVDCRIAVSDPVYPVYVDSNVMAGRTGAADGTGRFAGVTYIPCTEASGFAPEPPSERADLVYLCSPNNPTGAVMSRALLERWVRWAQANDAVIIFDAAYEAYVTDDALPRSIYEIPGARSVAIEMRSFSKRAGFTGVRCAFTVVPKEVTGTTASGERVPLHGLWARRHSTKFNGVPYVTQRAAEAVYSPEGLKQTLEQVAFYLENARTLREGLGAAGFSVFGGVHAPYLWMRTPDGLSSWDLFDRLLRQAHVVGTPGSGFGPHGEGYFRLSAFNSRANVNEAIARITRAFGRA from the coding sequence ATGACGCGCATCAATGAGAACTACCGAAAGCTCCAGGCTGGTTATCTCTTCCCCGAGATCGGGCGACGCGTGCGAGCCTTCCAGGCGGCCAACCCCGACGCGAAGGTGATTCGCCTCGGCATCGGCGACGTCACCGAGCCGCTCGTGCCCGCGGTGACCGAGGCGATGCACAAGGCCGTGACCGAGATGGGCACGCGCGAGGGCTTCCGCGGCTATCCGCCGGATCATGGCGAGGCGTTCTTGCTCGAGGCGATCCGCAAGCACGACTTCGCCTCGCGCGGCGTCGAGGTCGCGGCGGACGAGATCTTCGTGTCGGATGGCGCAAAACAGGACAGCGGCAACATCCAGGAGATCTTCGGCGTCGACTGCCGGATCGCCGTGAGCGATCCGGTGTACCCGGTGTACGTCGACAGCAACGTGATGGCCGGGCGCACGGGCGCCGCGGACGGCACGGGCCGCTTCGCGGGCGTAACCTACATCCCGTGCACCGAAGCGAGCGGTTTCGCGCCCGAGCCGCCGAGCGAACGCGCCGATCTCGTCTACCTGTGCTCACCTAACAACCCGACCGGCGCCGTGATGAGCCGCGCGCTGCTGGAGCGCTGGGTGCGCTGGGCACAGGCGAACGACGCCGTGATCATCTTCGACGCGGCTTACGAGGCCTACGTCACCGACGACGCGCTGCCGCGCTCGATCTACGAGATCCCGGGCGCGCGCAGCGTCGCGATCGAGATGCGGAGCTTCAGCAAGCGCGCGGGCTTCACGGGTGTGCGCTGCGCGTTCACGGTGGTGCCGAAGGAAGTGACGGGCACGACCGCGAGCGGCGAGCGCGTGCCGCTGCACGGGCTGTGGGCGCGGCGGCACTCGACCAAGTTCAACGGCGTGCCGTACGTGACGCAGCGCGCCGCCGAAGCGGTGTACTCGCCCGAGGGGTTGAAGCAGACGCTCGAGCAGGTGGCGTTCTACCTCGAGAACGCGCGCACGCTGCGCGAAGGGCTCGGCGCCGCGGGCTTCAGCGTGTTCGGCGGCGTGCACGCGCCCTACCTGTGGATGCGCACGCCCGATGGGCTGAGCTCGTGGGACCTCTTCGATCGCCTGCTCAGGCAAGCGCACGTCGTCGGCACGCCGGGCTCGGGCTTCGGCCCGCACGGCGAGGGCTACTTCCGCCTCAGCGCGTTCAACTCGCGCGCGAACGTGAACGAGGCGATCGCGCGCATCACGAGGGCGTTCGGGCGCGCGTAG
- a CDS encoding FAD-binding oxidoreductase, translating to MPRSFWGWGIEEARPTPEQGAAMAKSLAARFGRALDGPRPFPTREALRLRAPRVAAPSALRALLSDVPAERAGHHYGKSFRDIVRGFRGEFPEPPDFVAFPNNEADVAALLDWCGSAGIAAIPYGGGSSVVGGVETNLPAYRGVLSLDLSRMGRVLEVDRTSRAARIQAGAYGPALEDQLRPHRLTLRHFPQSFEFSTLGGWIATRGGGHYASLYTHIDDFVESLRVVTPRGVLESRRLPGSGAGPSPDRMFIGSEGILGVITEAWMRVQDRPTFRAGASVLFRGDDGFFRAAEAVRAISQAGLYPANCRLLDAQEALGSGAGDGTHSVLVLGFESADHALEPWMKRALELCRAHGGEFDESKATTRETAGDSGGGDRDGAAGAWRNAFLRAPYARDAMAPYAVIMETFETAIPWNRFRDFHARVMTATRDAVARVCGAGTVSCRFTHVYPDGPAPYYSISAPSRHGSELAQWGEIKAAASEALIAAGGTITHHHAVGRDHRPWYDQQRPELFASALRAAKKALDPHAVLNPGVLIDPA from the coding sequence ATGCCGCGCAGCTTCTGGGGCTGGGGGATCGAGGAGGCGCGGCCGACACCCGAGCAGGGCGCGGCGATGGCGAAGTCGCTCGCGGCGCGCTTCGGGCGCGCCCTCGATGGCCCGCGGCCGTTTCCCACGCGGGAGGCGCTCCGGCTGCGCGCGCCCCGCGTCGCGGCGCCGAGTGCGCTGCGCGCGCTGCTGAGCGATGTGCCCGCGGAGCGCGCGGGGCACCACTACGGCAAGTCGTTCCGCGACATCGTGCGCGGCTTCCGCGGCGAGTTCCCCGAGCCGCCGGATTTCGTGGCGTTCCCTAACAACGAGGCCGACGTCGCCGCGCTGCTCGATTGGTGCGGCAGCGCTGGCATCGCGGCGATCCCGTACGGCGGCGGCTCCTCGGTCGTCGGCGGCGTCGAGACGAATCTGCCCGCGTACCGCGGCGTCCTCTCGCTCGATCTCTCGCGCATGGGCCGCGTGCTCGAGGTCGACCGCACCTCGCGCGCCGCGCGCATCCAGGCGGGCGCCTACGGCCCGGCGCTCGAAGACCAGCTGCGGCCTCATCGGCTGACGCTTCGCCACTTCCCGCAGTCGTTCGAGTTCTCGACGCTCGGCGGCTGGATCGCGACGCGCGGCGGCGGCCACTACGCCTCGCTCTACACGCACATCGACGACTTCGTGGAGTCGCTCCGAGTCGTGACGCCGCGCGGCGTGCTCGAGTCGCGCCGCCTGCCCGGCTCGGGCGCGGGCCCGAGCCCCGACCGCATGTTCATCGGCTCCGAGGGAATTCTCGGAGTGATTACGGAAGCGTGGATGCGCGTACAGGATCGGCCCACGTTCCGCGCGGGCGCGTCCGTGCTGTTCCGCGGCGACGACGGCTTCTTCCGCGCGGCCGAAGCCGTGCGCGCGATCTCGCAGGCGGGCCTCTATCCCGCGAACTGCCGCCTGCTCGATGCGCAGGAAGCGCTCGGCTCCGGCGCGGGCGACGGCACTCACTCCGTGCTCGTGCTCGGCTTCGAGTCGGCGGACCATGCCCTCGAGCCGTGGATGAAGCGCGCGCTCGAGCTGTGCCGCGCGCACGGCGGCGAGTTCGACGAGAGCAAGGCGACGACGCGCGAGACCGCGGGCGACAGCGGCGGCGGCGATCGCGACGGCGCCGCGGGCGCGTGGCGCAATGCGTTCCTGCGCGCGCCGTACGCGCGCGACGCGATGGCGCCGTATGCGGTGATCATGGAGACGTTCGAGACGGCGATTCCGTGGAACCGCTTCCGCGACTTCCACGCGCGCGTGATGACGGCGACGCGCGACGCGGTCGCGCGCGTGTGCGGCGCGGGCACCGTCTCGTGCCGCTTCACGCACGTCTACCCCGACGGACCCGCGCCCTACTACTCGATCAGCGCGCCGTCGCGACACGGCAGCGAGCTCGCGCAGTGGGGCGAGATCAAGGCCGCGGCCAGCGAGGCTCTGATCGCTGCGGGCGGCACCATCACGCACCACCACGCCGTCGGCCGCGATCACCGCCCGTGGTACGACCAGCAGCGCCCCGAGCTGTTCGCCAGCGCGCTGCGCGCGGCGAAGAAGGCGCTCGACCCGCACGCGGTGCTGAACCCAGGCGTGCTGATCGATCCGGCCTAA